The following proteins are co-located in the Candidatus Melainabacteria bacterium RIFOXYA2_FULL_32_9 genome:
- a CDS encoding crossover junction endodeoxyribonuclease RuvC, with protein MRIIGIDPGMAIAGYCVLDIDCKSNEDQYIIVNSGSIQTSKKENNSTRLLEIHNDLTELIKTYSPDVAAVEQIFYFKNAKTIVPVCEARGVIIMTLKMYNIPIYEYTPLVVKQTITGYGRAEKAEIKNMIQIILQQDVPKLDDTCDAIAIALCHSRQQIN; from the coding sequence ATGAGAATTATTGGAATAGACCCTGGAATGGCAATAGCTGGGTATTGTGTACTCGATATAGATTGTAAATCTAATGAGGATCAATATATTATTGTTAATTCAGGCTCTATACAAACAAGTAAAAAGGAAAATAATTCTACAAGATTATTAGAAATACATAACGATTTAACTGAATTAATTAAAACATATAGTCCTGATGTAGCTGCTGTTGAGCAGATTTTTTATTTTAAAAACGCAAAAACAATTGTGCCTGTTTGTGAAGCCAGAGGAGTCATAATTATGACCCTGAAAATGTATAATATACCTATTTATGAATACACTCCTCTTGTTGTAAAGCAAACAATTACAGGATATGGAAGAGCAGAAAAAGCTGAAATAAAAAATATGATTCAGATAATTTTGCAACAGGATGTTCCTAAGCTTGATGATACGTGTGACGCTATAGCAATAGCATTATGCCATTCCAGACAGCAAATTAACTAA
- a CDS encoding anhydro-N-acetylmuramic acid kinase has translation MNFIIGEYFAQAALEVLQIIGIKPEEVDLIGSHGQTVYHIPQEWQTNLFSMKSTLQIGEPSIIAERTGITTIADFRPRDIAAGGQGAPLVPFADEILFKSDKIARAIQNIGGMANVTVISPEIETFAFDTGPGNVLIDYCAKLIFCADYDKDALFASQGNIDENWLESLMQESYFNLEPPKTTGRELFSKDYAKKILASAPENPYDAIVTVTALTAKSIYKAYVDFIFPKTRIDEIVLGGGGAYNPYLVKLMKEYFGDNIKILTHEDFGISSKFKEAIAFALLAYTTYYGIPNNVPACTGAKHKRVLGKIIPGNTGI, from the coding sequence ATGAATTTTATTATTGGAGAGTATTTTGCACAAGCTGCTCTTGAAGTTTTACAGATTATTGGAATAAAGCCGGAAGAGGTGGATCTTATAGGTTCACACGGGCAGACTGTTTATCATATACCGCAGGAGTGGCAAACCAATTTATTTAGTATGAAAAGTACTCTTCAAATTGGCGAACCCTCAATAATCGCTGAAAGAACGGGCATAACAACCATTGCGGATTTTCGCCCAAGAGATATTGCAGCAGGTGGACAGGGCGCTCCTCTCGTCCCTTTTGCTGATGAGATTTTGTTTAAATCAGATAAAATTGCAAGAGCTATTCAGAATATTGGCGGAATGGCAAATGTGACAGTTATAAGTCCTGAAATAGAAACTTTTGCCTTTGATACAGGCCCTGGAAATGTACTAATTGATTATTGTGCAAAGTTAATTTTTTGTGCTGATTATGACAAGGACGCTTTGTTTGCATCACAGGGAAATATTGATGAAAACTGGCTTGAGTCTTTGATGCAGGAAAGTTATTTTAACTTAGAACCTCCTAAAACTACAGGAAGAGAATTATTTAGTAAAGATTATGCCAAGAAAATTCTTGCTTCTGCTCCTGAAAATCCATATGATGCAATTGTTACAGTTACGGCATTAACTGCAAAATCAATATATAAAGCTTATGTGGATTTTATTTTCCCTAAAACAAGAATAGATGAAATTGTTCTTGGAGGTGGAGGAGCTTATAATCCATATTTAGTTAAATTAATGAAAGAATACTTTGGCGATAATATAAAAATATTAACCCACGAAGATTTTGGAATATCCAGCAAATTCAAGGAAGCTATAGCTTTTGCATTATTAGCCTATACCACTTATTATGGTATTCCAAATAATGTTCCGGCTTGTACAGGTGCAAAACATAAACGTGTTTTGGGAAAAATAATTCCTGGTAACACAGGTATTTAG
- a CDS encoding tRNA (uridine(34)/cytosine(34)/5-carboxymethylaminomethyluridine(34)-2'-O)-methyltransferase TrmL has product MHKESFRIVLIEPEIPQNTGNIARLCACTGCELYLVGKLGFLITDKHLKRAGLDYWDEVKIEQYNNLEELKEKFPDNNFYYLTTKAEKLYTEMQFKPGDFLVFGSETKGLPKELIEENINNSLKIPMKIERRSLNLSNCASIVLYEAIRQTNYFDNN; this is encoded by the coding sequence ATGCATAAAGAATCATTTAGAATAGTTTTAATAGAACCTGAAATACCTCAAAATACAGGCAACATTGCTAGATTATGTGCCTGTACTGGTTGTGAATTATATTTAGTTGGAAAACTAGGGTTTCTTATTACAGACAAACATTTAAAAAGAGCCGGTCTTGATTATTGGGATGAGGTAAAAATCGAGCAATATAATAATTTAGAAGAATTAAAAGAAAAATTTCCTGACAACAATTTCTATTATTTAACTACTAAAGCTGAGAAACTATATACAGAGATGCAATTTAAACCAGGAGATTTTCTGGTTTTTGGAAGTGAGACAAAGGGTTTGCCTAAAGAATTAATAGAAGAAAATATAAATAATAGCCTTAAAATTCCTATGAAAATAGAGCGTCGAAGCTTAAATCTCTCAAATTGTGCCTCTATAGTATTATACGAAGCAATAAGACAAACAAATTATTTTGATAATAACTAA